The Corynebacterium tuberculostearicum genome window below encodes:
- a CDS encoding anchored repeat-type ABC transporter ATP-binding subunit, with product MAVAKPLISVADLDVSLSHRRVITGANLEVHPGEFIGLLGPNGAGKTTLMRAILGLIPSSGTREIGGIVGYVPQRHEVEWGFPINVYRTVLSGRTGIIGWLKRPRAADHAAATEALRLVNMENFSTRPIEELSGGQRQRVLIARALATQPDVLLLDEPFTGLDAPNTESLLELFEELSQRGKAILMSTHNLSEAAHSCHRLVLFNGTVVADDSAPRLLHQTAPWTQTFGVRAGSPLLSAIGVSA from the coding sequence ATAGCCGTGGCTAAACCGCTCATTTCCGTTGCCGACCTGGACGTATCGCTATCCCACCGGCGCGTAATCACCGGTGCGAACCTAGAGGTCCACCCGGGAGAATTCATTGGGCTCTTAGGCCCCAATGGCGCGGGCAAGACCACGCTTATGCGCGCCATTTTAGGGCTCATCCCGTCCTCCGGTACCCGAGAGATCGGGGGAATCGTAGGCTACGTGCCCCAGCGGCACGAGGTGGAATGGGGCTTTCCCATCAATGTCTACCGCACCGTGCTCAGCGGGCGCACCGGCATCATCGGCTGGCTCAAGCGGCCGCGTGCCGCGGACCACGCCGCGGCGACAGAGGCTCTTCGCTTGGTAAACATGGAGAATTTTTCCACCCGCCCCATCGAGGAGCTCTCCGGTGGTCAGCGCCAACGCGTCCTCATCGCCCGAGCGCTCGCCACGCAACCAGACGTGCTGCTGCTCGACGAGCCTTTCACCGGCCTCGACGCCCCCAATACCGAATCACTACTCGAGCTATTCGAAGAGCTCTCCCAGCGCGGCAAGGCCATCCTCATGTCCACCCACAACCTGTCTGAAGCGGCGCACTCCTGCCACCGCTTGGTCCTCTTTAACGGCACCGTGGTGGCCGATGACTCCGCTCCGCGCCTTCTTCACCAGACCGCTCCGTGGACGCAAACCTTTGGCGTACGCGCCGGTTCTCCCCTGCTTTCTGCCATTGGAGTCTCCGCATGA
- a CDS encoding anchored repeat-type ABC transporter permease subunit, with the protein MIEISFLDFLRDLANPHLDFLARAVGISVLAAIVCGVVGCYVVLRGMAFIGDAVSHAVFPGLAIAFALQASVLVGGAVAGAVVALLIAAFSQRRHVRADSIIGIFFAAAFALGMVIISRTDGYSASLTSFLFGSLTGVSRSDIIVAASVCALVIAVVVAFGPQLNATCLDRETARAMGLPVVVLDIMLYLCVTAAVVISVSTIGNILVLALLITPAATARLLTTHLATMMWLSALIGALSSFFGIYLAWAIDLPAGATIVLTLTVIFLSVWAIHPLLGARKHAGASLSDAPRPDAPRPDTPRKESVTS; encoded by the coding sequence ATGATAGAAATTTCCTTCCTCGATTTCCTCCGCGACCTGGCTAACCCCCACCTCGATTTTCTCGCCCGCGCGGTAGGTATTTCTGTGCTTGCGGCCATCGTCTGCGGCGTCGTCGGCTGCTACGTGGTGCTGCGCGGCATGGCCTTTATCGGCGACGCCGTCTCCCACGCGGTCTTTCCCGGCTTGGCCATAGCCTTCGCTTTGCAAGCCTCCGTGCTCGTTGGTGGCGCGGTGGCCGGTGCGGTTGTGGCGTTGCTCATCGCCGCCTTTTCGCAGCGCCGCCACGTACGGGCAGATTCCATCATCGGCATCTTCTTCGCCGCTGCCTTTGCCTTAGGCATGGTGATCATCTCGCGCACCGATGGCTATAGTGCTTCGCTGACCAGCTTTCTCTTCGGCTCGCTCACCGGCGTATCCCGCAGCGATATCATCGTCGCGGCCAGTGTGTGCGCACTGGTTATCGCCGTCGTCGTAGCTTTTGGCCCCCAGCTCAACGCCACCTGCCTGGACCGGGAAACCGCCCGCGCCATGGGGCTTCCCGTTGTTGTGCTCGACATCATGTTGTACCTGTGTGTCACCGCCGCCGTGGTCATTTCTGTGAGCACCATTGGCAATATCTTGGTCCTCGCGCTTCTCATCACCCCGGCCGCGACGGCACGCCTGCTTACCACGCATCTTGCGACCATGATGTGGCTTTCCGCCCTCATCGGCGCGCTATCGAGCTTCTTCGGCATCTACCTGGCATGGGCCATTGATCTTCCGGCCGGCGCCACGATCGTGCTCACGCTCACCGTTATTTTCTTAAGCGTTTGGGCCATCCATCCACTCCTCGGCGCCCGCAAGCACGCCGGTGCCTCGCTTTCCGACGCCCCACGTCCCGACGCCCCACGTCCCGACACCCCACGAAAGGAATCCGTTACCTCATGA
- a CDS encoding choice-of-anchor M domain-containing protein, with amino-acid sequence MLKFATRTAIRTAACALTAGLAFSTSPAWAGDLAQVVGAEEQVAPQGEDKVIDTGHVDVGALLNGTDSELMARDDAGDKPVWRHLDDLVFAVGDKAQQTLPETDDFGFVGADSGEKVWVVPQTEQVGVPWLGWNTQAPSLVDAADRGVTMEFLGHSGPGDFSLFLQNGGFEAPQLLWSTAQKSDEDFWVDLNTHTHANWTFTEPGTHQVGIRVKGKTKDGADFSTDGVLTFAVGDDADVQAAQDTTWNPDDAQTTGSSIPTWVFILAGVGAVVLLLALGLVLRSSKRGDSRG; translated from the coding sequence ATGCTTAAATTCGCTACCCGTACCGCTATTCGCACCGCCGCCTGCGCCCTTACTGCCGGCCTTGCTTTTTCTACGAGCCCTGCCTGGGCCGGCGACCTCGCACAAGTCGTCGGCGCCGAGGAACAGGTCGCCCCACAGGGCGAGGACAAGGTCATCGACACCGGCCACGTTGACGTTGGCGCTTTGCTCAACGGCACCGATTCCGAACTCATGGCCCGCGATGATGCCGGCGACAAGCCCGTCTGGCGCCACCTAGATGATCTTGTCTTTGCCGTGGGCGATAAGGCACAGCAAACCCTACCGGAGACCGATGACTTTGGCTTTGTAGGCGCCGATTCCGGCGAAAAGGTCTGGGTAGTTCCCCAAACCGAGCAGGTCGGGGTTCCCTGGCTGGGTTGGAATACCCAAGCGCCCTCGCTTGTCGATGCCGCCGATCGCGGAGTCACCATGGAATTCCTCGGCCACTCCGGGCCCGGCGATTTCTCCCTTTTCCTGCAAAACGGCGGTTTTGAAGCACCACAGCTGTTGTGGTCTACCGCGCAAAAAAGCGACGAAGACTTCTGGGTAGACCTCAATACCCACACCCATGCCAACTGGACGTTTACAGAGCCAGGCACCCATCAGGTAGGTATCAGGGTCAAAGGCAAGACCAAAGATGGCGCCGATTTCAGCACCGATGGCGTGCTCACCTTTGCCGTGGGCGATGATGCCGATGTCCAAGCGGCCCAAGATACTACTTGGAATCCAGACGATGCCCAGACCACAGGCTCTTCCATCCCCACTTGGGTCTTTATCCTCGCCGGCGTGGGTGCCGTCGTACTCCTGCTGGCCCTTGGCCTAGTACTGCGCTCTTCCAAGCGGGGCGATAGCCGTGGCTAA
- a CDS encoding fumarylacetoacetate hydrolase family protein translates to MRLGRIAHPEGICFAIIDGPKDAPLEELVAKEIAGTPFTPPEPTGREWKLNEVRLLAPTLPTKVVALGRNYADHVAEVFKKSADSLPPTIFIKPSTAVIGPDAAIKIPDYATNVEFEGELAVVISKPSKNIKAENWKDHVLGYTICNDVSSRDLQFKDGQWARAKGIDTFCPLGPWIETDLDSLNLDDQKINAYLTHEGSREQKQDSNTDQMIVKMGGILEEISAAYTLLPGDVITTGSPAGTAPMVPGDTIEIEIPGLGTLRNSIHRA, encoded by the coding sequence ATGCGTTTAGGACGAATTGCACACCCAGAAGGAATCTGTTTCGCCATTATCGATGGGCCAAAAGACGCCCCACTGGAAGAGCTAGTAGCCAAGGAAATCGCCGGCACGCCCTTCACCCCGCCGGAGCCAACCGGCCGTGAGTGGAAGCTTAACGAGGTTCGCCTCTTGGCACCGACCCTTCCCACCAAGGTGGTAGCGCTTGGACGCAACTATGCGGACCACGTTGCCGAGGTTTTCAAAAAGTCTGCTGATAGCCTTCCTCCCACCATCTTCATCAAGCCATCTACCGCGGTCATTGGCCCGGATGCTGCAATCAAGATTCCGGACTACGCCACCAACGTCGAGTTTGAGGGCGAGCTTGCCGTGGTCATTTCTAAGCCGTCGAAAAACATCAAGGCCGAGAACTGGAAAGACCACGTGCTGGGATACACCATCTGTAACGACGTTTCCTCCCGTGACCTGCAGTTTAAGGATGGCCAATGGGCTCGTGCCAAGGGCATTGACACCTTCTGCCCGCTCGGCCCGTGGATCGAAACCGATCTGGATAGCTTGAATCTAGACGATCAGAAGATTAATGCGTATCTGACGCACGAGGGTTCTCGCGAGCAAAAGCAGGATTCCAATACGGACCAGATGATCGTGAAGATGGGCGGCATTTTGGAGGAGATCTCCGCTGCCTACACTTTGCTGCCCGGCGATGTCATCACCACCGGCTCCCCAGCTGGTACCGCTCCTATGGTCCCAGGTGACACCATCGAAATCGAGATCCCAGGCCTCGGCACCCTGCGCAATTCCATCCACCGTGCATAA
- a CDS encoding choice-of-anchor M domain-containing protein — protein sequence MKPVCRTTVALGAASLIGLGSLSGTGVAALAPASAHAEESAAACSASDFDLITKGHQDMALSGDSGDLSFTVKDDDKGIKHDSETFVIEVSDGLKQPLSGLGDSSLPEEGWVLPQTQDPTAPWLGFNTQELSQDLLAADDTATLSMAIAQGPEDGRIVAYQAELGEPTVLMDTEDGSAWDYPGNSHSHPAFAFTKPGTYAVSFTFELPDGSRHHLHAGFLVGKQAEAKDLCDVDYSEADAATGSGNGADSRPKQLEKDIKDVDKSIAGLDKELEKTLQEGQKFLDGGAPDDTEKDKHSTHKKPANTEKSGAPQKSHAPTSTRSTAPAQKSSSGSQTTTHHSASRVNESASTAKSGKSTSSGSHRSASTSGSSHSTAKKSASTKGTKSSSRAKAKSADARSAQHVPDATDTENKDSKNVLTDAAAYTSTLAKSSFWAGILAGLGAFALALGIGLLVYVQFFRKKKTPHQHQTNDATANIPGVD from the coding sequence ATGAAACCAGTCTGCCGCACCACGGTGGCCCTAGGCGCTGCCAGTCTCATCGGCCTCGGCTCACTTTCAGGGACGGGCGTAGCTGCCTTAGCCCCCGCCTCCGCCCACGCAGAAGAGTCCGCCGCGGCCTGCTCCGCCAGCGACTTCGATCTCATTACCAAGGGCCACCAAGACATGGCGCTTAGCGGCGATTCCGGCGACCTCAGCTTCACGGTCAAAGACGATGACAAGGGAATCAAGCATGACTCTGAGACCTTTGTTATCGAGGTATCCGATGGGTTGAAACAGCCACTATCTGGGCTCGGCGATAGTTCCCTTCCTGAAGAAGGCTGGGTGCTGCCTCAAACCCAAGACCCCACCGCTCCCTGGCTGGGCTTTAACACCCAGGAGCTATCCCAAGACCTACTCGCTGCTGATGACACCGCAACCTTAAGCATGGCGATCGCACAGGGCCCGGAAGATGGGCGCATTGTGGCCTACCAGGCGGAGCTAGGCGAACCCACGGTGCTCATGGACACTGAAGATGGATCCGCCTGGGATTACCCAGGCAATTCGCATTCCCACCCGGCATTTGCGTTTACCAAGCCCGGAACCTACGCGGTGAGCTTTACCTTTGAGCTTCCCGACGGCTCCCGCCACCACCTCCATGCCGGCTTCCTCGTAGGAAAGCAGGCTGAGGCGAAGGACCTGTGCGACGTGGACTATTCCGAAGCGGATGCGGCCACTGGTTCTGGCAACGGCGCGGATAGCCGCCCCAAGCAACTGGAAAAGGACATCAAAGATGTAGACAAATCCATCGCCGGGTTGGACAAGGAACTGGAGAAGACCCTGCAGGAAGGCCAAAAATTCCTTGACGGCGGAGCACCTGACGATACCGAAAAGGACAAGCACTCAACGCACAAAAAGCCGGCGAATACTGAAAAGTCTGGAGCGCCACAAAAGTCCCACGCTCCGACATCAACCCGATCCACTGCCCCTGCGCAAAAGTCCAGTTCTGGTTCACAAACTACGACCCACCACTCGGCTAGCCGTGTCAACGAATCTGCCTCCACCGCAAAATCAGGCAAGAGCACGTCATCTGGCTCGCACCGCTCCGCTTCCACCAGCGGTTCTTCCCACTCGACTGCGAAGAAGTCCGCCAGTACGAAGGGCACAAAATCCTCGTCCCGTGCGAAAGCAAAGTCCGCCGACGCCCGCAGTGCACAGCATGTTCCAGATGCAACAGACACAGAGAACAAGGACAGCAAGAATGTGCTGACCGATGCCGCTGCCTATACCTCTACCCTCGCAAAAAGCAGCTTCTGGGCGGGGATCCTGGCCGGACTGGGCGCATTCGCCTTAGCGCTCGGCATCGGGCTGTTGGTCTATGTCCAGTTCTTCCGCAAAAAGAAGACACCACACCAGCACCAGACCAACGATGCCACGGCGAACATACCGGGCGTCGATTAG
- a CDS encoding alpha/beta hydrolase family esterase: MANVTKFLYRSLYLILAAALASAALVCAAPAHAQEGPPPAPAPGPENAPQPAPAPAPAPENAKPVTPQPDGSHLVPEGVKESTPAPVEGGSSDDNAAPGPEGSSLPEPAPRPPMVDTSINPNPPFAPGSMQSLEMEHEGKTRRYLLRIPNHYSPEKAAPVLFGFGGWGDSPENYSGYARMQTTEANNEAIIVYPEGFERAWEAAPYAKTRDGEDIRFIKRILDSVDKDYHVDRNRVYAMGMSNGGGFTSVLGCHAQDTFAAVAMVSGAFYNPVEVNCADAPMNTLIMHGVNDKMMTYEGGDRHEAGYLPVRTVLGGYLKRNRCDMTFQSTPEAGGSERLSFNGCQKDVQLVKVPQDHTWFWQPDTPNVVWDFLSSKTRV, encoded by the coding sequence GTGGCTAATGTTACTAAGTTTCTTTATCGTTCCCTATACCTGATCCTCGCTGCTGCGCTGGCTAGCGCTGCGCTTGTGTGCGCCGCTCCTGCCCATGCTCAAGAAGGGCCACCTCCCGCACCCGCCCCTGGCCCTGAAAATGCACCACAGCCAGCACCAGCTCCAGCACCTGCTCCCGAAAATGCAAAGCCAGTTACCCCGCAGCCTGATGGGTCCCACCTAGTTCCAGAAGGTGTTAAGGAATCCACCCCGGCACCAGTAGAAGGTGGCAGCAGCGATGACAATGCAGCGCCTGGTCCTGAGGGATCGTCTCTTCCCGAGCCAGCGCCGCGGCCGCCAATGGTAGATACCAGCATCAATCCGAACCCGCCGTTTGCGCCGGGTTCCATGCAGTCCCTAGAGATGGAGCACGAGGGTAAGACTCGCAGGTACTTGTTGCGTATTCCAAACCACTATTCGCCGGAAAAGGCGGCGCCCGTTCTCTTCGGCTTTGGTGGGTGGGGAGATTCCCCGGAGAACTACTCCGGCTATGCACGCATGCAGACCACTGAGGCCAATAACGAGGCCATCATCGTCTATCCAGAGGGATTCGAGCGCGCCTGGGAGGCGGCGCCTTATGCTAAGACGCGCGATGGGGAGGATATCCGCTTTATCAAGCGCATTCTTGATTCGGTAGACAAGGACTACCACGTTGATCGAAACCGCGTATACGCCATGGGTATGTCTAACGGAGGCGGCTTTACCTCGGTGCTTGGCTGCCACGCACAGGACACCTTTGCCGCTGTAGCTATGGTTTCGGGTGCCTTCTACAACCCAGTTGAGGTCAACTGTGCTGATGCGCCGATGAATACCCTCATCATGCATGGCGTTAACGACAAGATGATGACCTATGAGGGCGGTGACCGGCACGAGGCTGGATACCTCCCTGTGCGTACGGTGCTCGGCGGCTACCTTAAGCGCAATCGCTGTGATATGACCTTTCAGTCCACTCCGGAAGCTGGCGGTTCAGAACGCTTGAGCTTTAACGGCTGCCAAAAGGATGTGCAACTGGTTAAGGTTCCGCAAGACCACACCTGGTTCTGGCAGCCAGATACGCCGAACGTGGTCTGGGACTTCCTGTCGTCTAAGACTCGGGTATAG
- a CDS encoding isochorismate synthase: MHEDRPSTAPDFLLSRATGSVRTQGARHTFNDTDAAISALRSKDVDMVVGAIPFDSDTPAALTVPEAIIREEGPLEPHAYYRNKSLNSRVVGFDPEPEEHLRRVEAAIGTIETSKLDKVVLARAVDIEFPEAIDPRLVAARLIDLSANRDGFIADLSPAGRPGAMLVGSSPEVLVKRQGSTVSAFPLAGSSPRRTSAAEDHIAGQDLLHSAKDLHEHSFVVEHLRRVLSPLCERLDIPDTPQLISTNEMWHLGTPISGTLKDKDLTALELALAAHPTPAICGTPAEAAQALIETAETDRGFYAGAVGWCDSSGDGEYMVAIRCAEVAGDGLSARAWAGGGIVGDSDAHAELEETTAKLRTILKALSL; encoded by the coding sequence ATGCACGAAGACAGACCAAGCACCGCCCCCGATTTTTTGCTTTCGCGAGCAACGGGGTCTGTCCGTACCCAAGGTGCGCGCCACACTTTTAATGACACCGACGCGGCAATTTCCGCCCTGCGTAGCAAGGATGTAGACATGGTGGTCGGCGCGATTCCGTTCGACTCTGACACGCCCGCTGCACTGACGGTGCCGGAGGCCATCATCCGCGAAGAGGGCCCCTTGGAGCCGCACGCCTACTACCGCAATAAAAGCCTAAACTCGCGAGTGGTCGGATTCGATCCGGAACCCGAAGAGCACCTACGCCGCGTAGAGGCGGCTATCGGCACGATCGAGACCTCCAAACTGGACAAGGTGGTTTTGGCCCGCGCCGTAGATATCGAATTCCCTGAGGCTATTGATCCACGCCTCGTGGCGGCGCGCCTTATCGATCTTTCCGCCAACCGCGATGGCTTCATTGCCGATCTCTCCCCCGCTGGCCGGCCGGGCGCGATGCTGGTTGGTTCTTCCCCAGAGGTTTTGGTCAAGCGTCAGGGCTCGACTGTTTCTGCTTTCCCCCTGGCGGGCTCCTCTCCGCGCCGCACCTCAGCGGCTGAGGACCACATCGCAGGTCAAGATCTCTTGCATTCCGCCAAGGATCTCCACGAGCATTCCTTCGTAGTGGAACACCTGCGCCGAGTGCTTAGCCCACTGTGCGAGCGGCTAGACATTCCGGACACCCCGCAACTTATTAGCACCAATGAGATGTGGCACCTTGGCACGCCAATTTCCGGAACACTCAAGGATAAAGACTTGACCGCTCTTGAGCTTGCCCTGGCAGCACACCCCACACCAGCCATCTGTGGCACCCCTGCAGAGGCCGCCCAAGCCCTCATTGAGACTGCAGAAACGGACCGTGGATTCTATGCCGGAGCGGTCGGCTGGTGCGATAGCTCCGGCGACGGCGAGTACATGGTAGCCATCCGCTGCGCAGAAGTAGCCGGCGATGGTCTTTCCGCGCGCGCGTGGGCCGGCGGTGGCATCGTAGGCGATTCCGATGCCCATGCCGAGCTGGAAGAAACCACGGCCAAGCTGCGCACCATTTTGAAGGCACTTAGCCTCTAG
- a CDS encoding 3-isopropylmalate dehydrogenase: MKLAVIGGDGIGPEVTAEALKVLRAVRSDIETTEYDLGVRRYLRNGELLTDADLKSLREHDAILLGAIGAPGEVPPGVLERGLLLKMRFALDHHVNLRPSKLYPTASSPLAEPGDIDFVVVREGTEGLYCGNGGTLREGTEHEVASEVSQNTRFGVERVVRDAFARAAQRHKHLTLVHKKNVLVNAGGLWQRTVNEVAAEFPEVEVDYQHIDAATIYMVTDPARYDVIVTDNLFGDILTDLAGAVTGGIGLAASGNIDASGANPSMFEPVHGSAPDIAGKGIADPTAAILSAAMLLRHVGDESNAQRIEDAVAQDVARRGAEPIDTVEVGDRIAQLLVA; encoded by the coding sequence ATGAAACTTGCGGTGATTGGCGGCGACGGAATTGGACCAGAAGTGACGGCCGAGGCGCTCAAGGTTCTTCGCGCCGTTCGCTCCGATATTGAAACCACTGAGTATGACCTGGGCGTGCGACGTTATCTGCGTAACGGAGAACTTCTCACGGATGCAGACTTGAAGAGCCTGCGCGAACACGATGCGATCCTGTTGGGGGCGATCGGCGCCCCAGGTGAGGTGCCGCCGGGCGTGCTGGAGCGGGGGCTGTTGCTTAAGATGCGGTTTGCGCTGGATCATCACGTGAACCTGCGTCCCTCTAAGCTCTATCCCACCGCTTCCTCGCCGCTCGCTGAACCGGGCGATATCGATTTCGTTGTGGTGCGCGAAGGTACCGAGGGTTTGTACTGCGGAAACGGCGGCACTTTGCGGGAAGGTACTGAGCATGAGGTAGCCAGTGAGGTATCGCAAAATACCCGCTTCGGCGTGGAGCGTGTAGTGCGCGATGCGTTTGCGCGAGCAGCGCAGCGCCATAAGCATCTGACCTTGGTGCACAAGAAAAATGTCTTGGTCAATGCTGGTGGTTTGTGGCAACGCACTGTTAATGAAGTCGCCGCCGAGTTTCCAGAGGTTGAAGTGGATTATCAGCATATTGATGCTGCAACCATTTATATGGTGACCGATCCGGCGCGCTATGACGTCATCGTGACCGATAACCTTTTCGGAGATATTCTCACCGATTTGGCGGGCGCGGTAACCGGCGGTATCGGCCTTGCTGCCTCCGGAAACATCGATGCCTCTGGCGCGAATCCTTCCATGTTCGAGCCGGTGCACGGTTCTGCGCCAGATATTGCGGGAAAGGGGATTGCAGATCCAACGGCGGCAATCTTGTCCGCCGCCATGCTGCTTCGCCACGTGGGTGATGAGTCCAACGCCCAGCGGATTGAGGATGCGGTGGCACAAGACGTTGCGCGCCGCGGTGCTGAACCAATAGACACCGTCGAAGTCGGTGACCGAATCGCCCAGCTTCTCGTCGCATAG
- a CDS encoding anchored repeat ABC transporter, substrate-binding protein: MGRSCSHNRRHLTVGALLASCLLTASCASSAAHDAGTGEGFSVVATTPILADLARNVAGEDAQVKSLIPSGKDPHTFEPTLRTVRDIANANLALSNGYLLEPQALIDTLHESTDAPVVEVADAASTRGATLVPLVEDVSLDAIWLGLRISGAAQHSSGVDFRMVSADGPGDVAAYVVSAFGTPEVLFNSADGVDGKEDAVTLPANAHTHVSWGFSQPGIYRLGFQADGTEVQHLTVAVGVNPPKGMQAIDSGHLDTEANLAQHRIDLRDQDKRFDPATTAVSIPSSVLQPIPPDPAYRFLGAPGSDTYLLPQAVLGKHIHGEVDPHLWHNVDNAIAYVDVIAEEMAQADPSHGAAYRQRAAAYTKRLRDTDDYVSRAIASIPAENRHLVTTHHGYAYLEQGYDISVAGFVTPNPAIEPSPREVIALRRTLENLHLPAVFVEPVQQASADTLTQAAAEQGVALCPIYGDTLDDTVGSYIDLMKFNADSLQRCLNPNSTNGENNA, translated from the coding sequence ATGGGGCGTTCATGTTCCCACAATCGCCGGCACCTTACCGTAGGAGCACTTTTGGCCAGTTGCCTGCTCACCGCTAGTTGTGCGTCCTCAGCCGCACATGATGCTGGGACCGGAGAAGGATTCAGCGTGGTGGCCACCACCCCAATCCTGGCAGACCTAGCGCGCAACGTGGCAGGAGAAGATGCCCAGGTCAAAAGCCTCATCCCCAGCGGCAAGGATCCGCATACCTTCGAGCCAACGCTGCGCACGGTGCGCGATATTGCCAATGCCAACCTGGCGCTTAGCAACGGCTACCTGCTGGAACCGCAAGCTCTTATCGATACGCTGCACGAGTCCACCGACGCTCCCGTGGTGGAGGTCGCCGACGCTGCCTCCACCCGCGGTGCCACCCTGGTGCCGCTGGTAGAAGATGTATCCTTGGATGCCATTTGGCTAGGACTGCGCATCAGCGGCGCCGCGCAACACTCCTCCGGGGTAGACTTTCGCATGGTCTCAGCCGACGGGCCGGGCGACGTGGCGGCCTATGTGGTCTCCGCCTTCGGTACCCCGGAGGTCCTCTTTAACTCGGCCGATGGCGTCGATGGCAAGGAAGACGCAGTAACCCTTCCTGCCAACGCCCACACCCACGTCTCTTGGGGCTTTTCCCAACCTGGGATCTACCGCCTTGGGTTTCAGGCCGACGGCACCGAAGTCCAGCACCTCACCGTGGCCGTGGGCGTCAACCCACCTAAAGGAATGCAGGCCATTGATTCCGGGCACCTGGATACTGAGGCAAACCTGGCGCAGCACCGCATTGACCTGCGCGACCAAGACAAGCGCTTTGACCCCGCCACCACCGCGGTATCTATCCCCTCGTCAGTGCTGCAGCCCATCCCGCCGGATCCTGCCTACCGCTTCCTCGGCGCGCCGGGCTCGGATACCTACCTCTTGCCGCAGGCCGTGCTGGGCAAGCACATCCACGGCGAGGTGGATCCGCATTTATGGCACAACGTGGACAACGCTATCGCCTACGTGGATGTCATTGCGGAGGAGATGGCGCAAGCAGATCCCTCCCACGGTGCCGCCTACCGGCAGCGGGCAGCGGCCTATACCAAGCGCCTGCGGGACACGGATGACTATGTAAGCCGCGCCATTGCCTCTATCCCTGCTGAAAACCGGCATCTAGTGACCACGCACCATGGCTACGCCTACCTCGAGCAGGGCTATGACATTTCGGTGGCAGGATTCGTCACGCCCAACCCGGCCATCGAGCCTTCCCCGCGGGAGGTCATAGCGTTGCGCCGCACGCTGGAGAACCTGCATCTGCCTGCTGTTTTTGTCGAGCCCGTACAACAGGCCAGCGCCGACACCCTTACCCAGGCCGCCGCGGAACAAGGCGTGGCGCTGTGCCCCATTTATGGCGACACGCTGGACGACACCGTCGGCTCCTATATCGACCTCATGAAGTTCAACGCTGATTCACTCCAGCGTTGCCTGAACCCCAATTCCACTAATGGAGAAAACAATGCTTAA